ATCGAGACGGTGGTCGCCTCCGAGGTCTCCATCCGCGAGGCCATCGAGCGCTACTACGCGGAGAAGGGCCCGTCGCTCGAGGACATCGTCGGTGACGTCAGTGACGACATCGAGGTCACGAAGGAAGAGACGGAGAACATCGATGAGATGGCCAAGGCCGCGGATGACGCGCCCGTGGTCAAGCTGGTGAACCTCATCCTCATGGACGCCATCAAGAAGCGCGCGTCCGACATCCACGTCGAGCCGTACGAGAAGGACTTCCGGGTCCGCTTCCGCATCGACGGCGTGATGTACGAGGTGATGCGCCCGCCCATGAAGCTGCGCAACGCGATCACGTCGCGTTTGAAGATCATGGCCTCGCTGGACATCTCCGAGCGGCGCCTGCCGCAGGACGGCCGCATCAAGATCAAGATGGGCGGCGGCAAGGAGATGGACTTCCGTGTGAGCGTGTGTCCCACGCTCTTCGGCGAGAAGGTCGTGATGCGTCTGCTCGACAAGAGCAACCTCCAACTCGACATGACGAAGCTGGGCTTCGACGCGCAGCCGCTGGCCTGGTTCAAGGAAGCCATCGACCGGCCCTACGGCATGGTGCTGGTGACGGGACCCACGGGCTCCGGCAAGACGACGACGCTGTACTCGGCGCTCTCCAGCCTCAACGGCCTGGACACCAACATCTGCACCGCGGAAGACCCGGTCGAGTTCAACTTCGCCGGCATCAACCAGGTGCAGATGCATGACGACATCGGCCTGAACTTCGCCGCGGCGCTGCGCTCCTTCCTCCGCCAGGACCCGGACATCATCATGATTGGTGAGATCCGTGACTTCGAGACGGCGGAAATCGGCGTCAAGGCGGCGCTCACGGGCCACCTGGTGCTGTCCACGCTGCACACCAACGACGCCCCGGGCACGGTGAGCCGTCTGCTCAACATGGGCATCGAGCCCTTCCTCGTGACGGCCTCGCTCAACCTCATCCTCGCCCAGCGTCTGGCGCGCCGCCTGTGCCCGGCGTGCAAGAAGCCCGCGGAGAACGTGGACGAGCAGGCGCTCATCGACGCCGGTGTTCCGCCGGACAAGATTGGCACCTTCACGATGTACGAGAAGGTCGGCTGCCGCGACTGCAACGACCGTGGCTACCGTGGCCGCGTGGCCATCTACGAGGTCATGCCGTTCTGGGACGGCCTCAAGGAGCTGGTCATCAACGGCGCTTCGGCCGCGGAGCTGAAGCAGGAGGCCATCCGCCTGGGCATGAGCAGCCTGCGCATGAGCGGTCTTCGCAAGATGATGGACGGCGCCACCACGTTGGAAGAGGTGGTGGGCAACACCGCCCCGGACCGCTTCTAGTCAACCCACCCCCCACCGCATTCCCCCGAAGGACATCTTCCCGTGGCCAACCTGCACCAGCTCCTCAAGGCGATGGTCGAGAAGGGCGCTTCCGACCTCCACGTCACCACTGGCTCACCGCCGCAGCTTCGCGTCG
This genomic window from Myxococcus hansupus contains:
- the pilB gene encoding type IV-A pilus assembly ATPase PilB codes for the protein MSGRLGELLVRENLISVQQLRKAQEEQQKNGTRIGTALVKTGAIEESKLTDFLSKQYGVPAINLKDFDVEPDIIKLVPKEVAEKHLVVPVNRAGPSLIVAMCDPSNIFAVDDLKFLTGYNIETVVASEVSIREAIERYYAEKGPSLEDIVGDVSDDIEVTKEETENIDEMAKAADDAPVVKLVNLILMDAIKKRASDIHVEPYEKDFRVRFRIDGVMYEVMRPPMKLRNAITSRLKIMASLDISERRLPQDGRIKIKMGGGKEMDFRVSVCPTLFGEKVVMRLLDKSNLQLDMTKLGFDAQPLAWFKEAIDRPYGMVLVTGPTGSGKTTTLYSALSSLNGLDTNICTAEDPVEFNFAGINQVQMHDDIGLNFAAALRSFLRQDPDIIMIGEIRDFETAEIGVKAALTGHLVLSTLHTNDAPGTVSRLLNMGIEPFLVTASLNLILAQRLARRLCPACKKPAENVDEQALIDAGVPPDKIGTFTMYEKVGCRDCNDRGYRGRVAIYEVMPFWDGLKELVINGASAAELKQEAIRLGMSSLRMSGLRKMMDGATTLEEVVGNTAPDRF